In one window of Lacticaseibacillus casei DSM 20011 = JCM 1134 = ATCC 393 DNA:
- a CDS encoding PTS cellobiose transporter subunit IIB — MKKALIICAAGMSSSMMAKKTTDYFKAHSKDIQLDAVTATEGEDEIRNGDFDLFLISPQTNMYLDNFQKVGKEVGKPVVSIPFDAYIPIPMGIEKMAKLVEKNL; from the coding sequence GTGAAAAAAGCATTGATCATCTGTGCAGCAGGAATGTCGTCATCCATGATGGCAAAGAAAACCACAGATTACTTTAAGGCACACAGCAAAGACATTCAGTTAGATGCTGTCACAGCAACTGAAGGTGAAGATGAAATCCGCAACGGCGACTTCGATCTTTTCCTGATTTCACCACAGACCAACATGTATCTGGATAACTTCCAGAAAGTTGGCAAAGAGGTAGGAAAACCAGTTGTCAGCATTCCATTTGATGCTTACATTCCAATTCCAATGGGGATCGAGAAAATGGCAAAGTTGGTTGAAAAAAATCTCTGA
- a CDS encoding BglG family transcription antiterminator, with the protein MKQKERELLLYLVENQDQYVTSKDLANTLLMTPRTVRSYVKSLKAMIEKYGASLEAKPSFGYRLHILHPVAFDLFLNQHKVLSPKVNDTVTASESIDRQNYILNKLLIEDEALLMDDLAERLFVSRSTLSKDLISVREKLEPYALHLESRANKGFYVVGTERNRRHFILDYFFSHGQNNFQRFMENKSFFADVSFEQLTIVVIDECREASLRLSDFIIQNIVLYLALSIERVRKGNSLPPVKVEQAPEHQRHYAVAERIMERIARSTGLQFSESEVAYLAIQLVAMAKGSPQDSNDQALWKDMDQVLRRIEAETGYPVSTDYSLRKSLAEHIKPMLVRLQQGIQLKNPLLKEIKTHCPQYFADTKRFLGMSKILSAYTINDDETAYMAMHLMAAVEKYHNAHKLRTLIICATGYGSAELLNNRVQKEFGETLNIVGVKGYYEVDDESLADVDLIISAIDLSTQVLRVPVIQVSVFLGEMDVRAIRQFLETHNRPHGKATSKVEAIAAVDKSIFDQFTDSSRFVRWTEPVNRETVLNRLCAQVALLEPANFADELKAQVHQREQMSSITFSQKIVVPHPAMPIGQFTQIAIGIIPAGLKWSESFPAVQLVFLLSPSYLGNRGLTSITQTIVALTDHADWQASLVAASDFKSFRHRFLQMMEEE; encoded by the coding sequence ATGAAACAGAAAGAGCGCGAGTTATTGCTTTATCTCGTTGAGAATCAGGATCAATATGTCACGAGTAAAGACTTGGCAAACACACTTTTGATGACGCCTAGGACGGTCCGAAGCTATGTTAAAAGTTTAAAAGCCATGATTGAGAAATATGGTGCGAGTCTTGAAGCGAAGCCGAGTTTCGGTTATCGCTTACATATTCTCCACCCGGTCGCGTTTGATCTGTTTTTAAATCAGCATAAGGTGTTAAGTCCAAAAGTCAATGATACTGTGACGGCCTCCGAGTCGATTGATCGCCAGAATTATATTCTCAATAAGCTGCTAATCGAAGACGAGGCCTTACTCATGGATGATCTCGCTGAACGGCTATTCGTCAGTCGCTCGACGCTTTCAAAAGACTTGATTTCTGTTCGTGAAAAGTTGGAGCCTTATGCGCTGCATCTTGAGAGTAGGGCGAACAAGGGCTTTTATGTTGTCGGAACGGAACGCAATCGCCGGCATTTCATTCTGGATTATTTCTTTAGCCATGGCCAGAATAACTTTCAACGGTTTATGGAAAATAAGTCTTTCTTTGCCGATGTCAGTTTTGAACAGCTGACGATCGTCGTGATTGATGAATGTCGGGAAGCTAGTCTGCGTTTGTCGGATTTTATCATTCAAAATATTGTCTTGTACCTGGCACTCAGCATCGAGCGGGTCCGAAAAGGAAACAGTTTGCCTCCTGTAAAGGTTGAACAAGCGCCAGAACATCAACGGCATTATGCGGTGGCTGAGCGGATCATGGAACGGATCGCCAGAAGTACCGGGTTGCAGTTTTCGGAAAGTGAAGTTGCCTATTTAGCGATTCAGCTTGTTGCGATGGCAAAGGGAAGCCCGCAAGACTCGAACGACCAGGCTCTTTGGAAGGACATGGATCAAGTACTCAGGCGAATCGAAGCCGAGACAGGTTATCCGGTGAGCACGGATTATTCATTAAGAAAAAGTCTGGCCGAACACATCAAGCCGATGTTAGTACGGCTGCAGCAAGGCATTCAGCTAAAAAATCCATTGTTAAAAGAAATCAAGACCCACTGTCCGCAATATTTTGCTGACACCAAGCGCTTTCTAGGAATGTCAAAAATATTGTCTGCGTACACGATTAACGATGACGAAACGGCCTATATGGCAATGCATCTCATGGCAGCAGTCGAAAAGTATCATAATGCTCATAAACTACGGACCTTGATTATCTGTGCCACCGGTTATGGCAGTGCGGAGTTACTTAACAATCGCGTGCAAAAGGAGTTTGGCGAGACGCTGAATATTGTCGGGGTCAAAGGTTATTACGAAGTCGATGACGAAAGTTTGGCTGACGTTGATCTGATCATTTCAGCGATTGATTTATCGACCCAGGTGCTGCGTGTCCCAGTCATCCAGGTCAGTGTCTTCTTGGGTGAAATGGATGTCCGGGCGATTCGTCAATTTTTGGAGACGCATAATCGCCCACATGGGAAAGCAACTTCAAAAGTCGAGGCTATTGCTGCTGTCGATAAAAGCATTTTTGATCAATTTACAGATTCTAGTCGATTTGTACGGTGGACAGAGCCAGTTAATCGAGAAACTGTTTTAAATCGACTCTGCGCCCAAGTAGCGCTTCTTGAGCCGGCTAATTTTGCAGACGAGTTAAAAGCTCAAGTACATCAACGCGAACAGATGAGCAGCATTACATTTAGTCAAAAAATCGTTGTTCCTCATCCGGCGATGCCAATCGGCCAATTTACCCAAATTGCCATTGGCATCATTCCTGCGGGATTAAAATGGTCCGAAAGCTTCCCAGCTGTCCAGCTCGTGTTTCTTCTGTCACCTTCTTATTTGGGGAATCGAGGGCTGACCTCAATCACCCAGACAATTGTTGCGTTGACTGACCATGCGGATTGGCAAGCGTCATTAGTGGCAGCCTCAGATTTCAAAAGTTTTCGTCACCGCTTTTTACAAATGATGGAGGAGGAATAA
- a CDS encoding PTS cellobiose transporter subunit IIA has translation MNSDDIQLIAFEIILHSGNSRTMIHEAFAAMRVGDFDKADERLKASNDELLLAHQSQSDLLKKYAGGTKIEMEIILVHAQDHLMTTMTLREVALEMEHLYRNQAAAGELKNNEPEDKGK, from the coding sequence ATGAATTCAGATGATATTCAATTAATTGCATTTGAAATTATTTTGCATAGCGGTAATTCACGAACCATGATTCATGAGGCGTTCGCGGCTATGCGTGTTGGCGATTTTGACAAAGCCGATGAACGATTGAAGGCTTCAAATGACGAATTATTACTAGCACACCAATCACAAAGCGATCTCTTAAAGAAATATGCCGGTGGCACAAAGATCGAGATGGAGATCATTTTAGTTCATGCCCAGGATCACTTGATGACCACGATGACATTACGCGAAGTTGCGTTGGAAATGGAGCATCTTTATCGTAATCAGGCTGCTGCAGGGGAGTTGAAAAACAATGAACCGGAAGATAAAGGCAAGTGA